A genomic region of Saccopteryx bilineata isolate mSacBil1 chromosome 1, mSacBil1_pri_phased_curated, whole genome shotgun sequence contains the following coding sequences:
- the GZMA gene encoding granzyme A, whose translation MKTSCALLVPSLSIVIFLLLFPQDHCVKIIGGKKLAPHSRPYMVLIEGQNRTLCGGALIAATWVLTAAHCALNSTSKIILGAHSRTKNEPERQIMYVKKKFPYPCYDKDTHEGDLQLLQLKKKAIINKNVTILNLPKKGDDVKPGTLCLVAGWGAINNKLHKPDTLMEVSLTVINRKICNDPKHYNYNPVIGLNMICAGSPKGGKDSCNGDSGGPLICEGVLRGITSFGKPGRCGDPRGPGIYTLLSQKYLNWIIKTMKGAV comes from the exons atcATTGTGTCAAAATCATTGGAGGAAAGAAGTTGGCTCCTCATTCAAGACCCTATATGGTGCTTATTGAAGGCCAGAACAGGACTCTCTGCGGCGGGGCGTTGATCGCAGCCACCTGGGTGCTGACCGCAGCCCACTGCGCCCT GAACTCAACATCCAAAATCATTCTTGGGGCTCACTCAAGAACCAAGAATGAGCCAGAAAGACAGATCATGTACGTGAAGAAAAAGTTTCCCTATCCGTGCTATGATAAGGACACACATGAGGGTGATCTTCAACTTCTACAG ctgaaaaagaaagcaataattaataaaaatgtgacGATCCTGAATCTCCCTAAAAAGGGGGACGACGTAAAACCAGGAACCCTGTGCCTCGTTGCGGGATGGGGGGCCATAAACAACAAGTTACATAAACCCGACACCCTGATGGAAGTCAGCCTCACTGTCATAAACAGAAAGATCTGCAATGACCCAAAGCACTATAATTACAATCCCGTGATTGGACTGAACATGATCTGTGCTGGGAGCCCCAAAGGTGGAAAGGACTCATGTAAC GGAGATTCTGGAGGCCCTCTGATATGTGAGGGCGTTCTCAGGGGCATCACTTCCTTTGGCAAACCAGGAAGGTGTGGAGACCCTCGAGGACCTGGCATCTACACCCTCCTCTCACAGAAGTACCTAAACTGGATAATTAAGACTATGAAGGGGGCGGTTTAG